Proteins encoded by one window of Clostridium bornimense:
- a CDS encoding FAD-dependent oxidoreductase, with protein sequence MNTIYDLIIIGAGPAGISSAIYAGRAKLNTLVLEKESIGGQIKTTSEIVNYPGVIHHSGSGLMEDMRTQASNFGVKFQDAEVTSVDFNGEVKKLYTNKGELKSRAIIIATGASPRKLGFPGEKEFAGRGIAYCATCDGEFFKDLDVFVVGAGFAAAEEAIFLTRFAKKVTVIAREPEFTCAKSIADKVLAHPKIEVKFNTEIVEASGDGVLNHCKFINNITKETFEYTASEEDGTFGIFIFVGYQPQTSLFKDSVDMDNFGYIITNENMETNIPGVYAAGDLRPKVLRQVVTAVADGAIAATCAERYVSEEKERLGIKDDFEPTPEKVEKDTTTSTTNEVIGGQSKLLNDNLRNQLKGVFSRLTKAVTLVSIVDESLPKSIELRDLILDISNLSDKLEAEIYKKGENPAIENKINADKFPIVAFLDSDGNYSGVKFHGVPGGHELNSFVLSIYNLGSDGQPIENSTLEAIKSIDKPTNIKVAVSLACHFCPDVVVASQRIAIENQNVEAEMIDLSEFGDIKTKFKVMSVPAIIINDKEIHFGAKKIDEIISIIK encoded by the coding sequence ATGAATACAATTTATGACTTAATTATAATAGGTGCCGGACCAGCTGGGATATCATCAGCTATATATGCTGGACGTGCAAAATTAAATACACTAGTTCTTGAAAAAGAAAGCATCGGTGGACAAATCAAAACTACTTCAGAAATAGTAAATTATCCTGGTGTTATTCATCATAGTGGTAGTGGATTAATGGAAGATATGAGAACTCAGGCTAGCAACTTTGGAGTTAAATTTCAAGATGCTGAAGTAACTTCTGTAGATTTTAATGGTGAAGTTAAAAAGTTATATACTAATAAAGGTGAATTAAAATCAAGAGCTATTATAATTGCTACTGGAGCTTCACCAAGAAAACTTGGATTCCCTGGTGAAAAGGAATTTGCTGGACGCGGAATTGCATATTGTGCTACTTGTGATGGAGAATTTTTTAAAGATTTAGATGTTTTTGTAGTAGGTGCAGGATTTGCTGCTGCTGAAGAAGCTATATTCCTTACTAGATTTGCAAAAAAAGTTACTGTTATTGCTAGAGAGCCAGAATTTACTTGTGCAAAATCTATTGCCGATAAAGTACTAGCACATCCTAAAATTGAAGTTAAATTCAATACTGAAATAGTTGAAGCTTCTGGTGACGGTGTTTTAAATCATTGTAAATTTATAAACAATATTACAAAAGAAACTTTTGAATATACTGCTTCTGAGGAAGATGGAACATTCGGTATATTTATATTTGTAGGATATCAACCACAGACTTCACTATTTAAAGATTCTGTAGATATGGATAACTTTGGATATATAATTACTAATGAAAATATGGAAACAAATATTCCTGGAGTATATGCTGCTGGTGACTTAAGACCTAAAGTTCTTAGACAAGTTGTAACTGCAGTTGCTGACGGTGCTATTGCTGCAACTTGTGCTGAGAGATATGTTTCTGAAGAAAAAGAAAGATTAGGAATAAAAGATGACTTTGAACCTACACCAGAAAAAGTAGAAAAAGACACGACTACTTCTACTACAAATGAAGTTATAGGCGGACAAAGTAAATTATTAAATGATAACTTACGCAATCAACTTAAAGGTGTTTTCTCTAGATTGACAAAAGCTGTTACATTAGTCTCTATTGTTGATGAATCTTTACCTAAATCTATAGAACTTCGTGATCTAATATTAGATATTTCTAATCTTAGTGATAAACTAGAAGCTGAAATCTATAAAAAAGGTGAAAATCCAGCTATTGAAAATAAAATAAATGCTGATAAATTTCCAATAGTTGCATTCTTAGATTCTGATGGAAACTATAGTGGTGTTAAATTCCATGGCGTTCCTGGCGGACATGAATTAAATTCATTTGTACTTTCTATTTACAACTTAGGAAGTGATGGTCAACCTATAGAAAACTCAACATTAGAAGCTATAAAGAGTATCGATAAACCAACTAACATAAAAGTTGCTGTATCTCTTGCTTGTCATTTCTGCCCAGATGTAGTTGTAGCATCTCAAAGAATCGCTATAGAAAACCAAAACGTGGAGGCTGAAATGATTGATTTATCTGAATTTGGAGATATAAAAACTAAATTCAAAGTAATGAGTGTACCAGCAATTATTATAAATGATAAAGAAATTCACTTTGGAGCTAAAAAGATAGATGAAATAATATCTATAATTAAATAA
- the ahpC gene encoding alkyl hydroperoxide reductase subunit C, translating to MSLINKKVSDFKVQAYHNGDFKEISLDSTKGQWSVFFFYPADFTFVCPTELGDLADNYEKFKEIGCEVYSVSTDTHFVHKAWADASETIAKIKYPMLGDPTGTLARDFGVMIEEEGLALRGTFIVNPEGEIKAYEVHDLGIGRNAEELLRKVQAAQFVAAHGDQVCPAKWTPGAETLTPGLDLVGKL from the coding sequence ATGTCATTAATAAATAAAAAAGTATCAGATTTCAAAGTTCAAGCTTATCACAATGGAGATTTCAAAGAAATTTCTTTAGATTCAACTAAAGGTCAATGGTCAGTATTCTTCTTCTATCCAGCAGACTTTACTTTTGTTTGCCCAACAGAATTAGGAGACCTTGCTGATAACTATGAAAAATTCAAAGAAATCGGATGTGAAGTTTACTCAGTATCAACAGATACTCACTTCGTTCACAAGGCATGGGCTGATGCTTCAGAAACAATTGCAAAAATTAAATACCCAATGCTTGGTGATCCAACAGGAACATTAGCTAGAGATTTTGGTGTTATGATTGAAGAAGAAGGTTTAGCTCTAAGAGGAACTTTCATCGTAAATCCAGAAGGAGAAATCAAAGCTTACGAAGTTCATGATTTAGGAATTGGAAGAAATGCTGAAGAATTATTAAGAAAAGTTCAAGCTGCTCAATTCGTAGCTGCTCACGGCGATCAAGTTTGCCCAGCAAAATGGACTCCAGGAGCTGAAACTTTAACTCCAGGATTAGATTTAGTTGGTAAACTATAA
- the lgt gene encoding prolipoprotein diacylglyceryl transferase — translation MNPTAFTILGLEIKWYGILIATGMLLGLLVASYTCKIRKVNYDDLLTAVLIILPISFIGARLYYVIFNYENYHSFIDVINTREGGLAIHGGIITAIITALIYCKIKKFRFLDFADVAAPSIILAQALGRWGNFLNGEAHGGPVSTEFISHFPKFIIDGMNINGVYYHPTFLYESIWNILVFVILIYLIIKVKTVGVVFFTYIGLYSLGRVFIEGLRTDSLMIGPFKMAQLVSVIGVVVWIGYLILLKKRNKRF, via the coding sequence ATGAATCCAACGGCGTTTACTATACTAGGATTAGAAATAAAGTGGTATGGTATATTAATAGCTACCGGTATGTTATTAGGACTATTAGTAGCAAGTTATACATGTAAGATAAGAAAGGTAAACTATGATGATCTTTTGACAGCAGTATTAATTATATTGCCTATAAGTTTTATAGGAGCTAGATTATATTATGTAATTTTCAATTATGAAAATTATCATAGCTTTATTGATGTTATAAATACACGAGAAGGTGGATTAGCTATTCATGGTGGAATAATAACTGCTATAATAACTGCACTGATTTATTGTAAAATAAAAAAATTTAGATTTTTAGATTTTGCAGATGTAGCGGCGCCTTCAATAATATTAGCACAAGCTTTAGGAAGATGGGGAAATTTCCTTAATGGAGAGGCTCATGGTGGACCTGTTAGTACAGAGTTTATAAGCCATTTTCCTAAATTTATTATAGATGGCATGAATATAAATGGGGTTTATTATCATCCGACATTTTTATATGAGTCAATATGGAATATATTAGTGTTTGTGATATTGATATACTTAATAATAAAAGTAAAGACTGTTGGGGTAGTATTTTTTACATATATAGGTCTATATTCTTTAGGAAGAGTGTTTATAGAAGGATTACGAACTGATAGTTTGATGATAGGTCCCTTTAAAATGGCACAACTTGTAAGTGTTATAGGTGTTGTAGTATGGATAGGATATCTGATTCTACTGAAGAAGAGAAATAAAAGATTTTAA
- a CDS encoding amidohydrolase, with product MLLKNGEIHTVTNGIFYGDILIDNGKIKDIGANINIEGCESIELNGAYVSPGFIESHCHVGLHGQDVGAGEGIDINESTDPITASLRAIDGINPFDSGFQDAREAGVTTVLTGPGSANVIGGTFAAIKTKGIVVDKMVIKEEAALKAAFGDNPRRIYKSKNKMPSTRMGVAAILRENFYKAESYNHRVNILKSKGEYYERNLKLEALVKVLNKEIPLKCHCHRADDIATAIRIKKEFNIDITLDHCTEGHLIKEYIKENQLPVIVGPMLSSRGKQELKNKRISTITELFNEGLEMALTTDYPVMPFSGLLNTAIEACKNGVDEEDALKMITISAAKISGIDKRVGSIEVGKDCDLVIFDNNPFKYVSKILYTIIDGKIVYNNLDNN from the coding sequence ATTTTGTTAAAAAACGGGGAGATTCATACAGTTACTAATGGGATCTTCTATGGTGATATACTTATAGATAATGGCAAGATAAAAGATATTGGGGCTAATATAAATATAGAGGGATGTGAATCTATTGAATTGAATGGTGCATATGTATCTCCAGGCTTTATAGAATCCCATTGCCATGTAGGATTACATGGTCAAGATGTAGGAGCCGGTGAAGGAATAGATATTAATGAAAGCACTGATCCTATTACAGCATCGCTGAGAGCTATAGATGGTATAAATCCTTTTGATAGCGGATTTCAAGACGCTAGAGAAGCAGGAGTAACTACTGTTCTTACAGGTCCAGGTTCGGCGAATGTAATTGGTGGAACCTTTGCTGCTATAAAGACTAAAGGAATAGTAGTTGATAAAATGGTAATAAAAGAAGAAGCTGCACTTAAGGCGGCTTTTGGAGATAATCCAAGAAGAATTTATAAAAGTAAAAATAAAATGCCGTCAACTAGAATGGGAGTGGCAGCAATTTTAAGAGAAAATTTTTATAAGGCTGAGAGTTATAATCATAGAGTAAATATTCTAAAATCAAAGGGAGAGTATTATGAAAGAAACTTAAAATTAGAAGCTTTAGTGAAAGTTTTAAATAAAGAGATCCCATTAAAATGCCATTGTCATAGAGCTGATGACATAGCGACTGCAATCAGGATAAAGAAGGAGTTTAATATAGATATAACTCTAGACCATTGTACAGAGGGACACCTTATTAAAGAATATATAAAAGAAAATCAATTACCAGTTATAGTTGGACCTATGCTTTCATCTAGAGGAAAACAAGAGCTAAAGAATAAAAGAATAAGTACTATTACAGAATTGTTCAATGAAGGACTAGAAATGGCTTTAACTACAGATTATCCTGTAATGCCATTTTCAGGTTTACTTAATACTGCTATTGAAGCATGTAAAAATGGAGTGGATGAAGAGGATGCCTTAAAGATGATTACAATAAGTGCAGCGAAAATTTCAGGAATTGATAAAAGAGTCGGTAGTATTGAAGTAGGTAAAGATTGTGACTTAGTGATTTTTGATAATAATCCATTTAAATATGTTAGTAAAATTTTGTATACAATAATAGATGGGAAAATAGTTTATAATAATCTTGACAATAATTAA
- a CDS encoding CvfB family protein, with translation MLNLGKFNNLKVDRKVEFGYYLIDADGNDVLLPKKSLNNKKIAVGDNVDAFIYRDSSDRIIATLKEPLLTVGKIGYLKVTDITKFGAFVSIGLERDVLVPFKQQTFKLVKGGSYLFSLYVDKTGRLAATPKVDDFIKFATDIAVGDIVDGYVYGFSSVNSAYVAVKGLYKGILVHNEYFDTLHHGQKLTVRVKKIYEDGTLSLTTRINSLKDERLLIEDKILNLLKENDGFIPFCDASSPEEIKEVFNCSKNYFKKALGGLMKQRLITQDSEGTYLVK, from the coding sequence ATATTGAACTTAGGAAAATTCAATAATTTAAAGGTTGATAGAAAAGTAGAGTTTGGTTATTACCTTATTGACGCTGATGGTAATGATGTTCTATTACCTAAAAAATCATTAAATAACAAGAAAATTGCTGTAGGTGACAATGTAGATGCATTTATATATAGAGATTCATCTGATAGAATTATAGCTACATTAAAAGAACCTTTATTAACGGTAGGTAAGATAGGATATCTTAAGGTTACTGATATAACAAAATTCGGAGCATTTGTAAGCATTGGTCTAGAAAGAGATGTACTAGTTCCTTTTAAACAACAAACTTTCAAACTAGTAAAAGGCGGATCATATCTTTTTAGCCTTTATGTTGATAAGACAGGTAGACTCGCTGCTACCCCTAAAGTAGATGATTTTATCAAATTTGCAACTGATATAGCAGTTGGAGATATCGTAGATGGCTATGTTTATGGATTCTCTTCTGTTAATTCTGCTTATGTTGCAGTAAAAGGTTTATATAAAGGTATATTAGTTCATAATGAATATTTTGATACTCTTCATCACGGTCAAAAACTTACTGTTAGAGTAAAGAAAATATATGAAGATGGCACTCTTTCATTAACAACAAGAATTAACTCACTAAAAGATGAAAGATTACTTATTGAAGATAAAATTTTAAATCTTCTTAAAGAAAATGATGGTTTCATTCCTTTCTGTGATGCTAGTTCACCAGAAGAAATTAAAGAAGTCTTTAATTGTTCAAAAAATTACTTTAAAAAAGCTTTAGGTGGTTTAATGAAACAAAGACTTATTACTCAAGACTCTGAAGGAACTTACTTAGTTAAATAA
- a CDS encoding DUF1002 domain-containing protein has product MKLKKRLISLGLCVALVLGSSTVAFADGSRVVTLGANLNEEQKEKMLKYFGVEENEVVVLEVNNEEERQYLEGVASEAQIGTKTFSCSYVEPKEAGNGINVKTANVTWVTSSMVATTLSTAGLTDADCVIASPFAVSGTGALTGIMKAFEDATGEKLDEEKKELACEELITTGDLGDEIGQEKATGVINDIKTEIIKNGTSDTNQIAETINNVTNNYNVTLTDEQQAQIQSLMEKIAEQDYDYKEMKDTLKGIGKTISDKLDAMGEKVDKGFFDGMKDWFSGIGEWFTGIFNSNDKDSGILGETNDSVLGDNVKIDSTDDTTVNVESNTEDSNGSEEGFFKKIWNWFTGLFNGEDSSDVEDTNETNNDSTEESIDNTNSNSTEESTDNEDNNIDSGTTNDEDSNNEITE; this is encoded by the coding sequence ATGAAGTTAAAAAAGAGATTGATTTCTTTAGGTCTATGTGTTGCCCTTGTACTTGGAAGTAGTACAGTAGCTTTTGCAGATGGTTCTAGAGTAGTAACATTAGGTGCAAATTTAAATGAAGAACAAAAAGAGAAAATGTTAAAATATTTTGGTGTAGAAGAAAACGAAGTAGTGGTATTAGAAGTTAACAATGAAGAAGAAAGACAATACTTAGAAGGAGTTGCTTCAGAAGCACAAATTGGGACAAAGACTTTTTCATGTTCATATGTAGAACCAAAAGAAGCCGGAAATGGTATAAATGTAAAGACTGCCAATGTTACATGGGTAACAAGTTCTATGGTAGCAACAACACTTTCAACAGCTGGTTTAACTGATGCAGATTGTGTAATTGCAAGTCCATTTGCAGTATCAGGTACAGGTGCATTAACAGGTATAATGAAAGCATTTGAAGATGCTACAGGAGAAAAATTAGATGAAGAGAAGAAAGAATTAGCTTGTGAGGAGTTAATTACTACCGGTGATTTAGGTGATGAGATTGGTCAAGAAAAAGCAACAGGAGTAATTAACGATATAAAGACAGAGATAATAAAAAATGGTACAAGCGATACAAATCAAATAGCTGAAACTATAAATAATGTAACGAATAACTATAATGTAACATTGACTGATGAACAGCAAGCACAGATTCAATCATTGATGGAAAAAATAGCAGAGCAAGATTATGACTATAAAGAAATGAAAGATACATTAAAGGGCATAGGAAAAACAATATCTGATAAATTAGATGCTATGGGTGAAAAAGTAGACAAAGGATTTTTTGATGGAATGAAAGACTGGTTCTCTGGAATAGGAGAATGGTTTACAGGAATATTTAATAGTAATGATAAAGACTCAGGAATTTTAGGAGAAACTAATGATAGCGTTCTTGGAGACAATGTAAAAATTGATTCTACTGATGATACAACTGTTAATGTTGAATCAAATACGGAAGACTCAAATGGAAGTGAAGAAGGATTTTTCAAAAAGATTTGGAACTGGTTCACAGGATTATTTAATGGTGAAGATAGTAGCGATGTAGAAGATACAAATGAAACAAATAATGATTCTACTGAAGAAAGTATCGATAATACAAACAGCAATTCTACTGAAGAAAGTACAGATAATGAAGATAACAACATAGATAGTGGAACTACTAATGATGAAGACTCAAACAATGAAATTACAGAATAG
- a CDS encoding tryptophan-rich sensory protein, protein MELISFKGEYDLILLVAIVLAMIMMSIVVSLFNPNTKEEYYSFSRPKFAPPAILFKIIWIILYILMAWSLYRIILITNTGENTVIQLTLFISQLIINYLWSFIFFKFKKRKLALFTIIILILLVISLIISLIKLDILSAILLLPYLIWLLFALVLLVYIIKRNKEQ, encoded by the coding sequence GTGGAGCTTATATCATTTAAAGGAGAATATGACCTTATTTTATTAGTAGCTATTGTTTTAGCTATGATAATGATGTCTATAGTAGTATCGTTATTTAATCCAAATACAAAAGAAGAGTATTATAGTTTTAGTAGACCTAAATTTGCGCCACCAGCTATTTTATTTAAGATCATATGGATAATACTATACATACTTATGGCATGGTCATTATATAGAATTATTTTGATTACTAATACCGGAGAAAACACAGTTATACAATTAACATTATTTATATCTCAGTTAATAATTAATTATTTATGGAGTTTTATCTTTTTTAAGTTTAAGAAAAGGAAACTTGCATTATTTACTATCATTATATTAATATTATTAGTAATATCATTGATAATTTCTTTAATTAAATTAGATATATTATCAGCTATATTACTATTACCATACTTAATATGGTTATTATTCGCACTTGTATTGTTAGTATATATAATTAAGAGGAATAAAGAACAATGA
- a CDS encoding O-acetylhomoserine aminocarboxypropyltransferase/cysteine synthase family protein: protein MNIETKCLHEGYKPRNGEPLSLPIYQSTTYNYESTEHIGKLFDLTVEGHMYSRISNPTVAAVEEKIAALEGGVGALCTTSGQAAILISLLNILSAGDHFISASKIYGGTINLFSVTLKKFGIECTFVDPDLPEEELQKYFKKNTKAVYGETLANPALSVLDIEKFVKVAHENNVPFIIDNTFATPILCRPIEYGADIVIHSTTKYMDGQAVQVGGVIVDSGNFNWCNGKYKEFTEPDESYHGVIYTKDFGKAAFITKARVQMMRDLGAYPSANSAFLLNLGLQTLPVRIERHCENAKKVAEYLNNSEKVEFVNYPALPNNKYYELYKKYLPKGCSGVISFSIKGTRETAVKFMDSLKLASNAVHVADIHTLILHPASSTHRQLNDEQLVAAGITPGLIRLSVGLENVEDIIADLEQGLERI from the coding sequence ATGAATATTGAAACAAAGTGTTTACATGAAGGATATAAACCAAGAAATGGGGAGCCATTATCTTTACCAATATATCAAAGTACTACTTACAATTATGAATCTACAGAACATATTGGAAAGTTATTTGATCTTACAGTTGAAGGACATATGTATTCGAGAATATCTAATCCTACCGTTGCTGCAGTAGAAGAAAAAATTGCAGCATTAGAAGGTGGAGTAGGAGCTCTATGCACTACATCAGGACAAGCAGCAATATTAATAAGTCTTCTTAATATTTTAAGTGCTGGGGACCATTTTATTAGTGCATCAAAGATATATGGAGGAACAATAAACTTATTTTCTGTTACGTTAAAAAAATTTGGAATAGAGTGTACTTTTGTAGATCCAGATTTACCAGAAGAAGAATTGCAAAAATATTTTAAGAAAAATACTAAAGCTGTATATGGTGAGACACTTGCAAATCCAGCATTATCAGTATTGGATATTGAAAAATTCGTAAAGGTGGCTCATGAAAATAATGTACCATTTATTATAGATAATACTTTTGCAACACCTATACTTTGTAGGCCTATTGAATATGGAGCGGATATTGTAATACATTCCACAACAAAATATATGGATGGACAAGCAGTACAAGTGGGCGGTGTTATTGTAGATAGTGGTAATTTTAATTGGTGTAATGGAAAGTATAAAGAGTTTACTGAGCCAGATGAATCCTATCATGGAGTTATATATACAAAAGACTTTGGAAAGGCTGCATTTATAACAAAAGCCAGAGTTCAAATGATGAGGGATTTAGGTGCTTACCCATCAGCTAATTCAGCTTTTCTATTAAATTTAGGATTACAAACATTACCAGTTAGAATAGAAAGGCATTGTGAAAATGCAAAAAAGGTGGCAGAATATCTTAATAATTCTGAAAAAGTTGAATTTGTAAATTATCCAGCATTACCTAATAATAAGTATTATGAATTATACAAGAAGTATTTACCTAAAGGATGCAGTGGAGTTATTTCTTTTTCAATAAAAGGAACAAGAGAAACAGCAGTGAAGTTTATGGATTCATTAAAGTTAGCATCAAATGCTGTTCATGTAGCTGATATACATACATTAATTTTACATCCAGCAAGTTCAACTCATAGACAACTTAATGATGAACAATTAGTTGCAGCAGGGATAACTCCAGGGTTAATAAGATTATCAGTAGGTCTTGAAAATGTTGAAGATATCATAGCTGATTTAGAGCAAGGATTAGAAAGAATATAA
- a CDS encoding HD domain-containing protein, with translation MLLKEKEIDYYMECIEEFMELEEFRSMNTFIQHGKVSCLEHSLSVAYYSYFLSRKFHINVDARSLIRGAALHDFFLYDWHIKEGRKKWHGFRHPKIAYDNAIKYFDINDTERDIILKHMWPLTIKIPRSKEAFIVSLVDKICSIAETFRIYPSLISP, from the coding sequence ATGCTATTAAAAGAAAAAGAAATAGATTATTATATGGAATGTATAGAAGAATTCATGGAATTAGAAGAGTTTAGGTCCATGAATACATTTATTCAACATGGAAAAGTATCTTGTCTTGAACATAGTTTATCTGTAGCATATTATAGCTATTTTCTAAGTAGAAAATTTCATATTAATGTTGATGCTAGAAGTCTTATTAGAGGAGCTGCATTACATGATTTCTTTTTGTATGATTGGCATATAAAAGAAGGGCGTAAAAAATGGCATGGATTTAGACATCCTAAAATAGCATATGATAATGCTATTAAATATTTTGATATAAACGATACGGAAAGAGATATAATATTAAAACATATGTGGCCGTTAACAATTAAAATACCTAGATCTAAAGAAGCATTTATTGTATCATTAGTTGATAAGATATGTTCTATTGCAGAAACATTTAGGATATATCCATCTTTGATTTCTCCATAA
- the htpG gene encoding molecular chaperone HtpG, whose product METKQFKAESKRLLDLMINSIYTHREIFLRELISNSSDAIDKIYYKALTDDSITFDKDNYYIKIYIDKDNRTIKISDTGIGMTKEELDDNLGVIAKSGSLKFKKENDTEDGHDIIGQFGVGFYSAFLVADTVTVISKAFGSDEAYKWESKGVEGYTIEPCEKDSAGTDIILKIKENNEDENYDEYLEEYTIKSIIKKYSDFIRYPIKMDVTERKLKEGTENEYEDIIEEKTINSRVPIWRKNKNELTDEDYDNFYAEKHYGYDKPIKHIHVSVDGMVSYNSILYIPEKTPYDFYTKDYEKGLELYSNGVMIMNKCSDLVPDYFSFVKGIVDSEDLSLNISREILQHDRQLKLIAKNIKTQIKNGLLDTLKNERDKYEKFYNSFGRQLKYGVYSEFGAHKEDLQDLLMFYSSKEKKLVTLDEYVSRMPEDQKYIYYAAGESIERIEKLPQTEMVSDKGYEILYFTEDIDEFAIRMLMSYKEKEFKSVSSGDLGIEDKDQEVTESEEKENKDLFESMKTILDGKVKTVKASKRMKKYPVCLSNEGDLTIEMEKVLNSMPNNENVKAEKVLEININHDVFKSLKEAYDNDKDKFNLYTNVLYNQALLIEGLPINDPVEFTNNICKIMK is encoded by the coding sequence TTGGAAACTAAACAATTTAAAGCAGAATCAAAAAGATTATTAGATTTAATGATTAACTCTATTTATACTCACAGAGAAATTTTTTTAAGAGAACTTATTTCAAATTCTAGCGATGCTATTGATAAAATTTATTATAAAGCATTAACAGATGATTCTATTACTTTCGATAAAGATAACTATTATATAAAGATATATATAGATAAAGATAATAGAACTATAAAAATCTCTGATACTGGTATAGGTATGACAAAAGAAGAATTAGATGATAATCTTGGAGTTATAGCTAAAAGTGGTTCTTTAAAATTTAAGAAAGAAAATGATACTGAAGATGGTCATGATATAATTGGTCAATTTGGTGTAGGTTTCTATTCTGCATTTTTAGTAGCAGATACAGTAACAGTTATTAGTAAAGCTTTTGGTAGTGATGAAGCTTATAAATGGGAGTCAAAAGGGGTTGAAGGATATACAATAGAACCATGTGAAAAGGACTCTGCTGGTACGGATATAATTCTTAAGATAAAAGAAAATAATGAAGATGAAAATTATGATGAATATTTAGAAGAATATACAATTAAATCTATAATTAAAAAGTATTCTGATTTTATAAGATATCCTATTAAGATGGATGTTACAGAAAGAAAATTAAAAGAAGGTACAGAAAATGAATATGAAGATATTATAGAAGAAAAAACTATAAATAGTAGAGTACCAATTTGGAGAAAAAATAAAAATGAATTGACTGATGAAGACTATGATAATTTCTATGCTGAAAAGCATTATGGTTATGATAAGCCAATAAAACATATACATGTAAGTGTTGATGGAATGGTAAGTTATAATTCTATATTATATATTCCAGAAAAGACACCATATGATTTCTATACAAAAGATTATGAAAAAGGTCTAGAACTTTATTCTAATGGTGTTATGATAATGAATAAATGTTCTGATTTAGTCCCAGATTATTTTAGTTTTGTGAAAGGGATAGTAGATTCAGAAGATTTATCACTTAATATTTCCAGAGAAATATTACAACATGATAGACAATTAAAGCTTATAGCTAAAAATATTAAAACACAAATCAAAAATGGATTATTAGATACATTAAAAAATGAAAGAGATAAGTATGAAAAATTCTATAATTCTTTCGGAAGACAATTGAAATATGGTGTATATAGCGAATTCGGTGCTCATAAAGAGGATCTTCAAGATTTATTAATGTTCTATTCTTCAAAAGAAAAGAAGTTAGTAACATTAGATGAATATGTATCAAGAATGCCAGAAGATCAAAAATATATCTATTATGCAGCTGGAGAATCTATTGAAAGAATAGAAAAATTACCACAAACTGAAATGGTATCTGATAAAGGTTATGAAATTTTATACTTTACAGAAGACATCGATGAATTCGCAATTAGAATGTTAATGTCATATAAGGAAAAAGAATTTAAGTCAGTATCTAGTGGAGATTTAGGTATTGAAGATAAAGATCAAGAAGTAACTGAAAGTGAAGAAAAAGAAAATAAAGACTTATTTGAATCTATGAAAACTATTCTAGATGGTAAAGTTAAGACTGTTAAAGCTTCAAAGAGAATGAAGAAATATCCAGTTTGTTTATCAAATGAAGGAGATCTTACTATAGAGATGGAAAAAGTCTTAAATTCTATGCCTAATAATGAAAATGTAAAAGCAGAAAAGGTACTAGAAATTAATATAAATCATGATGTGTTTAAATCTTTAAAAGAAGCTTATGACAATGATAAAGATAAATTTAATTTATATACAAATGTTTTATATAATCAAGCATTACTTATAGAAGGATTACCAATAAATGATCCAGTTGAATTTACTAATAATATATGTAAGATAATGAAATAA
- a CDS encoding DUF3892 domain-containing protein gives MDENHDGMMGGLPVNINKEVPTASSDAKSITALIKHSGDVIGYQLSDGAKVSKEEAINIARSGGISGVAISTRNGEEYLRSLPDQSEGNNLSSLPSIKE, from the coding sequence ATGGATGAGAATCATGATGGAATGATGGGGGGATTACCTGTTAATATTAACAAAGAAGTACCTACAGCCAGCAGTGATGCTAAGTCAATAACAGCTTTGATAAAACATTCAGGAGATGTGATAGGGTATCAACTTTCAGATGGTGCTAAGGTGTCAAAAGAAGAAGCTATTAATATAGCTAGGTCTGGAGGAATATCTGGGGTAGCTATAAGTACTAGAAATGGAGAAGAATATTTAAGAAGTTTGCCAGATCAAAGTGAAGGTAATAATTTAAGTTCTTTACCATCTATAAAAGAATAA